In Alcaligenes faecalis, the sequence AGCGTATGCAGGCTCGTCAGGCCCTGTTCCAGCAGCGTGCCGAGCCCGCTTTTGAAGACTGGCTGAACAGCCTGCGCGGCCGCGCTTATATTGATAACCGTTTGGACCCCGAGTCCAGCACCCGCCGTCGCTAAGGATAGGTATGGCCCAGCATCAGGCGCGCAAGCGCTTTGGACAGAACTTTCTGGAAGATCAGGCCATCATCGACCAGATCATCCGAGCGATTGGCCCTCGGCCTATCGATAATATGGTGGAAATCGGTCCGGGCCTCTCGGCCCTGACCCGACCGCTGACGCAGGCGCTGGAGCGCTTGCGTGTGGTCGAGATTGACCGTGATCTGGCAGCCCGCCTGCGCAATCATTATTCGCCCAGCAAGCTGGAAATCATTGAGGCTGATGCCTTGAGCGTGGACTTCGGTGCTTTGGGCCCGGATTTGCGTATTGTCGGTAACCTGCCTTACAACATCTCCAGCCCTTTGCTGTTTCATCTGCTGGACTACGCAGATGCTGTGGTGGACCAGCATTTCATGCTGCAACGGGAAGTGATCGACCGCATGGTCGCCAAGCCCGGCTCTTCGGATTACAGTCGTTTGTCGGTGATGCTGCAGGCACGCTACCGCATGACCAAACTGTTTGAAGTGCCCCCCGAGGCATTCAACCCACCACCGCGTGTTGTGTCGGCCGTCGTGCGTATGGTGCCCTTGGCGGCAGATCGTCCCCAGGCTCGTGATGCACGTGTGTTCAGCCAGGTTGTGGCTCGGGCTTTCTCGCAAAAGCGCAAGATGTTGCGGGGTGGTCTGGGTGACTGGGCGGCGCATATCGACTGGGAAGCGCTGGACATTGCACCTACCAGCCGTCCAGCGGATTTGTCCTTGGAAAAGTACATTGCCCTGGCCGATCACCTGATGGATAAGGGCGTTATACAGGCTGCCTGATAGACAAAACCCCGTAAAGAAAAACACCCCAAAATTGGATATCGATTCCGTTTTGGGGTGTTTTTCTTTACGGGGTTTTGTAAGGCTACATGTCCATGGAATGATCAGTGATTCATGGCTGAGTCTGTTGGGGCGAAGTGTCTTACCCTCACGCTGAACCCTGAACCCTTAGCCAAAGAACCAATAGCAGACCGCAATCGAGGCCAGTACCCCGGCCAGATCGGCAATCAAGGCGCAGGAAACCGCATGGCGGGCGCGTTGTATGCCGACTGCGCCAAAATATACCGCCAGCACATAGAAGGTAGTCTCGGTGCTGCCCTGCACGGTTGCCCCCAGCAGCGCCGGGAAACTGTCTACGCCGTGATGCTGCATGGTTTCGATCAGCAAGGCACGAGCGGCACCGGCCGAGAAAGGTTTGACCAAAGCCGTAGGCAGTGCATCAATAAAGCGCGTATCCAATCCGGTCAGGTTCACCAGCCAGCGGATTACGTCCAGCACGATATCCAGGGCACCAGAGCTGCGTAGCACGCCCACAGCGCACAGCATGGCAACCAGATAGGGCAGCAGATCCCTGGCGACCCCAAAGCCCTCCTTGGCACCTTCTACAAAGGCTTCATACAAAGGAATCTTGCGACGCCAGCCCATCAGCAGGAACAGCCAGATAATGGACAGCAGGGTCAGGTTGCCCAGCAAGGAGGAAAGCGATTGAATGGCTGCTGCACTCAAAGTGGCCAGCAAGGCCATGAAGGAGCCCAGAATCAGTGCAAACACCCCAAACCACAACATCAGCACCGGATCAAACAGACGCAGGCGCTGCACCAGGGCTACGCTTAGCAGTCCTGCCAGTGAGGAAGCGGTGGTCGCCAGCAGAATGGGCAGAAACACCATCGTAGGATCAGGTGCACCTTGTTGAGCCCGGTACATGAAGATGCTGATGGGGATCAGTGTCAGTGAGGAAGCATTCAGCACCAGAAACAGGATCTGGGCATTGGTGGCGGTGTCCGGATGCGGGTTCAGGGTTTGCAGCGACTTCATGGCTCGCAAACCTATTGGCGTGGCGGCATTGTCCAGGCCCAGGCCATTGGCGGCAAAGTTCAGGGTGATCAGCCCCAAAGCCGGGTGGCCAGCAGGCACGCCGGGCATCAGACGGCTGAACAGCGGTCCCAGCCAGCGAGCCAGGGTATCGATCAGCCCGGCCTTCTCGGCAATCTTCAGGAAACCCAACCACAGGGTGAGCGTGCCGAAAAGCAGCAGCATCAGTTGCACGGACAGGGCAGCCATATCGAACAGGCTGCGCACCATCTGCGCAAAAATTTCGCTATTTCCCCCTACCAGCCACTGGTAAAAGCCGCTGACAGCGGCAATCAGGAAGAAAAACAGCCAAAGAGTATTGAGCATAGTGTTGGCAGTAAACAGGGCAGGGAAAAGCCAAGTTAGATTGTCGCAGAATACAGGCGGGTTTTAACGGCTACGGTATGTAAGGGTGGCGGCACAAATAGTCGCAAAGCAGGATTTGAGCAGGTTTGTGCTGAGCTGGGGAGCTATAAAAAAACCGGCCAGTGAAGGCCGGTTCTGTTTGCTTTAATCCACGCGTCCTTTGGACTGGATCAGTTCAATCTTGTAGCCGTCCGGATCTTCCACAAACGCAATCACGGTGGTGCCGTGTTTCATGGGGCCGGCTTCGCGTACGACCTTGCCGCCGCGGGCCTTGATGTCCTCACAGGCTTTGTAGGCATCAGGCACTTCCAGCGCGATGTGGCCGTAGGCATCACCCAAATCATAAGAGGGGGTGTCCCAGTTGTGGGTCAGCTCCAGTGCGGCGGCTTCGGACTCGTCCTGATAGCCCACAAAAGCCAGGGTGAAGCGGCCGTCCGGGTAGTCGGACTGGCGCAGCAATTTCATGCCCAGCACTTCGGTGTAAAAGGCCAGAGAACGGTCCAGATTGCCGACACGCAGCATGGTGTGCAGGATACGCATAAGGTAGAGCTCCTAGAGTTCAACCTGCCTTAAAGCAGGGGCAGGGTGCCTGGATCATATTGTCGTAACTGATTGCGCGCATTGACAAAATCAGGGTAGAGCGTTTCGACCAAGGCCCAGAAACGTGGGCCGTGATTCATCTCTTGCAGATGCGCGACCTCGTGAGCGACGACGTAATCAATGATGGATGGGTGAAAGTGTATCAGGCGCCAGTTCAGCATGATGGTGCCGTCACTGTTGCAGGACCCCCAGCGTTTGGCGGGCGCGGCCAGCCGTAATTTGCTGGCACTCAAACCGGACAGATTCAGATAGTGTTGCAGCCGCTGTTCAAACCATTGCCTGGCCTGTTTCTGCAGCCAGGCCTGGGTCAGCTCCTGAACGCGCTGTGGCTCGGCACCGACGGGCAAGGGGAGCGACAGGCCTTGACCTCGTAGAACCTGGCCGGGCTGGCCGTCAAAATGCACCTGCTGAATCTGCGGGTTCAGGCTAAGACGGATGGGCATCCCCATAAAGGGCAGGGTATCGCCATCTACCCATTGCAGGCTTTGCAAGGCCAGTTGTTCACGACGCTGCTGATACTCGCGCAGCTTGCGCAGTATCCAGGCGCTTTTGCTGTGCAGTACTTGTTCGGCTTGACTGATCTTGACCCAGGAAGGCAGGGCAACCGTCAGGCCGCTGTCGTTGATGGTCAGGCCCAGGGTACGGCGGCGGGAGCGTTTGAGCTGATAGCCAATGGTGTGACCATCCAGCTGCACCTGCTGCCATTGCACGCCTTCCGGCAAGCTCTCGGGCCGGACAGTCAAGGCGCTTTTGGGGGGCAGAGCAGAACCGGCGGGCGGCTTTTCTTGCCGCTGCGCCGGGTGGGGAAAGGCCGTGTCAGGAAACAGAGCCAGTTGTGGGGGGACCGTCATAGCGTTCCGGATTCAAGACGCGCATTTCGGTTTCAATCCATGTTTGTACGCGTTGGTTGACTTCTTCAGGGGTCAGCCCGGTGGGATCAATGGGAGGACCAAAGGAGATAGTAACCAAGCCCGGCGTCTTGATAAAGGCATTGCGACGCCAGCATTCGCCCGCATTATGCGCTACGGGAATAATGGGCGTGCCGGTACGGCAGGCCAGCAAGGCGCCGCCCATTTTGTAGCGGCCGGTAGAGCCAGGGGCGGTACGAGTCCCTTCCGGGAACAAGAGGGGCCAGCGGCCTTCGTCAATGCGCTGCTGCCCGATCTTGATGACTTGTTCAAAGGCATCCCGGCCCTTGGCGCGATCAATAGGGATCATGCGCAGCAGGGCCAGTCCCCAGCCAAAGAAAGGGACTTTGTGTAGCTCGCGCTTGTACACAAAGCAGACCTGACGCGGCATGTAGGAAGGAAAGAACAGAGTTTCCCAGGCCGACTGGTGCTTGGACAGGATGATGGCCTTGCCGTCGGGCAGGTTGTCCCAGCCCTTGGTCTGCCAGCGTATGCCCAGAATCGTGCGCGCACCCCAGACAGCCAGACGCGGCCAGCCGGTAGTGAAGCGATAGCGCACATCCAGAGGCAGCGGCGCAATAAGCAGGCAGGCAAAGGCGTAGGGGATAACGGTAATCAACAAAAAGAGTTGATAGAGTGAAGCGCGGATAATGCCCATATCAGTTTCCGTGGAGCCATTTGTCGACAACAGCGGCCAGATCGGCCTCGACGCGCGTGCCTTCGGGCAAGCCGCCTTTCTCTAGGGTACGCATGCCTTTGCCGGTCTGGACCAGCCAGGGGGCACAACCGGCTTGGCTGGCCGCTTGCAGATCACGCAAGGAATCGCCTACCGAGGGTACGGTTTGCAGGTTCACTTCATAGCGATGTGCAATGTCGCGAAACATGCCGGGGGCCGGTTTGCGACAGGTGCAGCCATCATCCGGGCCGTGCGGGCAAATAAAGATGGCGTCGATAAAGCCACCCAGCAAGGCCAGTTCACGACGCATCTTGGCGTGGATGGCGTTCAGCGTGGTCATGGAAAACAAACCACGCGCCAGACCGGACTGGTTGGTGGCAATCACCACCTTCCAGCCGTTTTCGGTCAGGCGGGCCAAGGCCTCCAGACTGCCTGGAATGGCCTCCCACTCCTGTGGGCTTTTGATAAAGGCATCGCTGTCATGGTTGATGACACCGTCCCGATCAATAATGGCGAGTTTCACTAGTTAGCCAGCCTGGAAAGATCCGCAACCTGGTTCATCAGTGCATGCAGCTTGGCCAGCAAGGCCAGGCGGTTGGCACGGATGGCAGGATCTTCGGCCATGACCATGACGTCCTGGAAGAAGTTATCCACGGCACCACGGGCCTGGGCCAAGGTGGCCAGGGAAGCGTCAAATTCACCGGCTTCAAATTGGGCCTGGGCCACGGGCTGCAATTCCTGAATCTTGGCAGCCAGCTCGCGCTCGGCGGGTTCGACCAGCAGCTTGTCGTCCAGCGTTGCCAGTTCGCCTTCGGCTTTCTTGAGCAGATTGCTGACGCGCTTGTTGGCGGCAGCCAGGCTCTCGGCTTCAGGGCGTTGGGCAAAGGAGGCGCAAGCCTGGATACGGGCGTGAACCTGTTCCAGTGGAGGACGCAGGGCCAGCACGGCATCTACCACGCTGCGCTCGTAATCGTTGCTGAGCTGGTTGCGGTAGCGTTCGTAAATGAAGGTTTGAACCGCCTCTACGGTGTCAGCAGCCAGAACACCATCCTTGAAGAAGGACGCGGTGGTGTTCAGCAGCGTATCCAGATTCAGGCTATTGGCCTTCAGCTGGGCACCGGCTTGCAACTGTTCGTAGGCGCTGATCAGGCCCAGAGCCGCACGGCGCAGGGCGTAGGGATCGCGTTCGCCAGTAGGAGCCAGACCAATGCCCCAGATACCGACCAGAACCTCGGCGCGCTCGGCCAGGAACAGGATGGCCTGGGTCAGGCTGGCTTCTGTGACAGGCTGGTCCAGACGGTGACGGTATTGCTCGCGAATCGCCAGCACGATGTCCTCGGGCTCGCCATCGCCTTGGGCGTAGTACGCACCCATCACGCCTTGCAGCTCGGGGAACTCGCCCACCATATTGGAGTTCAGGTCTGCCTTGGCCAGAAGGGCGGCACGACGGGCGTGCTCTTCATTGGCACCCAGTTGCTTGGCGATGTAGCCAGCCACGGATTGCAAACGCTCGATACGGTCCAGCTGCGAACCCAGCTTGTTGTGGTACACGCTGCCAGCCAGCGTGGAAACACGCTCGGCCAGGGTTTGCTTGCGATCAGTCTCAAAGAAGAACTGGGCGTCCGCCAAACGGGGGCGAACCACGCGCTCGTTACCTTCGATGATGTTGCTGGGATCGTCCACCTTCATATTGCTGACGATCAGGAAGCGATTGGTCAGCTTTTGTGTGGCGGGATCAAACAGCGGGAAGTACTTTTGATTCAGACGCATGGTCAGAATCAGACATTCGGAAGGCACTTGCAGGAATTGCTCGTCGAATTGGCCCACGTACACGGTGGGGTATTCAACCAGAGCGGTGACTTCGTTCAGCAACGCTTCTACTTCGGGATCGTCGCCCAAGGTGGAGTTCAGACGTTTGGCTTCAGCTTCCAGGTCGGTGCGAATCTGTTCGCGGCGAACTTCGAAGGAAGGAACCACCCAGCCTTGCTCCTGGACTTGTGCGGCCCAGCTGTCGGCGTCACGGATGTCGAAGGGGGCATCGCACATGAACCGGTGGCCGTGTGTCTGGCGACCGGCTTGCAGGCCCAGCGCGCTGACGGGAACAATGTCCGAACCCCACAGGGCGACCAGACCGTGGGCAGGGCGCACAAAGCGTACGCTGCTGACACCATCGGCCAACTGGTAGCGCATCACTTTAGGGATGGGCAGGTGGGTAATCGACCATTCCAGGGCTTCCTGCAGGCCGTCTTTCAGGGCAGCACCAGTGGCAATGCCGCTGGCGTACAGGTAATCCTGTTTGCCATCGGATTCGCGCAGCAGGTCGCTGGCTTTCAGATGTTCCAGACCTTTGGCGGCCAGACGCTTGGCCAGAGCCGGGGCGATCTCGCCGTTGGCATCCAGGCCAATATGGGCGGGCATCAGTTTTTCGGTGTAAGGCTGGTCTTCGGCTTGCTGGTAAGCAGCGCTGAACCAGGCGGCCAGGCGGCGCGGCGTGGCATAGGCACGCACTTCACAGTTCGGGGCCAGCAGGGCCTGTTCGCTCAATACTTTTTGCAGACCTTCGCTAAAGGCCTGACCCAGCTGTTGCAGCGCTTTGGGGGGCAGTTCTTCGGTGAACAGTTCAATCAGCAAAGGCTGTGTGGTGGAGGCGTTCATTACTTGGCCTCCGAGGATTTGTTGCTCAGCATGGGGAAACCTAGGCGTTCGCGGGAGTCGTAGTAAGCCTGTGCAACCGCGCGGGACAGATTGCGGATACGGCCAATATAGGCAGCGCGCTCAGTCACACTGATGGCGCCGCGGGCATCCAGCATATTGAAGGTATGAGCCGCTTTCAGCGTTTGCTCGTAAGCGGGCAGGGCCAGCGGCACGTCAATGATGCGCTTGGCTTCGGCTTCGTAGTCGTTGAAATGCGCAAACAGCACATCGGTGCTGGCGTGCTCGAAGTTGTAGGTGGATTGCTCCACTTCGTTCTGGTGGAACACGTCGCGGTAGTAAATGCGCTGGCCGTTGTGACCTTCGGTCCAGACCAGATCGTAGACGCTTTCCACGCCTTGCAAGTACATGGCCAGACGTTCCAGACCATAGGTGATTTCGCCCGTGGTTGGCGTGCAATCCAGGCCGCCTACTTGCTGGAAGTAGGTGAACTGGGTGACTTCCATACCGTTGAGCCAGACTTCCCAGCCCAGACCCCAGGCGCCCAGTGTCGGGTTTTCCCAGTCGTCTTCAACAAAACGGATGTCGTGCGCTTTGGGGTTGATGCCCAAGGCTTCCAGCGAGCCGATATACAAGTCCAGAATGTTTTCAGGTGCGGGCTTGAGCACGACCTGAAACTGGTAATAGTGTTGCAGGCGGTTGGGGTTGTCCCCGTAACGCCCGTCTTTGGGGCGGCGCGAAGGCTGCACATAGGCAGCGCGCCAGGGTTCGGGGCCGATGGCCCGCAAAAAGGTTGCCGTATGAGAGGTTCCGGCACCGACTTCCATATCGTAGGGCTGAAGCAGAGCGCATCCGTGCTTGTCCCAGTATTGCTGGAGCGTAAGTATGATTTGCTGAAAGGTGAGCATGAGCAATGGCCAGTAAAGCGAGAATCTGCAAAATTTTTCTATTTTAGCGTGAACTGCGCCCTTGCAGCAGAAAAGCGCCCGCAATGGGCTATTTTGGCCGTCCGGGCCATGGGCAAGGCCGCTGTGTACCGGGCGGTCAAGTTGTTTTTAGACGTATCATATGCGTTTGTCCAAATACTGCTTATTTGCTGACCTGATCTTGAAACAGAATCTCGGGCAGCAGTCTAAAGGAGGCTAGGTCCATGAGTGAACTTGTCACGCTTGAACGTATCGGCAAGGTAGTGTTGATTACCTTGAACCGTCCCGAGGCACGCAATGCCATCAACCTGGAAACTGCGCAGGCGCTGGCCCAGGCCCTGGATGAGTTCGATGCCGATCCCAGCATTGCCGTGGGCGTGCTGACCGGTGCCAACAATACGTTCTGCGCCGGTATGGATCTGAAAGCCTTTGCCAAGACAGGCCAGCGCCCCTATGTAGGCGACCGTGGCTTTGCCGGTATTTGCGAGCGTCCACCAGCCAAACCTCTGATTGCCGCCGTGGAAGGCTATTGCCTGGCCGGTGGTTTTGAAATTGCCCTGTCCTGCGACCTGATTGTTGCCGCCAACAGCGCCAACTTTGGCTTGCCTGAAGTAAAACGCGGCATTGTCCCCGGATCGGGTGGCATGGTGCGTTTGCCCAGCCGTGTTCCTTATCACATGGCCATGGAAATGGTGCTGACCGGTGGCATGTACCCCGCAGCCCGCATGGCAGAGCTGGGTCTGGTCAGCCGTTTGGCCGAACCCGGCAAAGCTACCGAGCAGGCTCTGGCACTGGCCGAGCAGATTGCAGCCAACGGTCCTTTGGCCGTGCAAACCGCCAAGAGCATTATTTCCCAGTCGCGCGACTGGCGTCAGTCGGATCTGTTTGATCTGCAACGCCCACGTATCGCCGGCATTTTCACCTCTGCAGACGCCAAGGAAGGCGCGACGGCCTTCGCTGAAAAGCGCGAGCCTGTCTGGCAGGGCAAATAGTTTCCCCTTGTTCATCCCGTTTTTTATATAGACGCCACCATGACCACGATCAAAGAAGACGATCTGATTCAGTCCATCGCTGATGCGGTGCAGTTCATCAGTTACTACCATCCCACCGACTATCTGGAGCATCTGGCCCGTGCTTACGAGCGCGAGCAGAACCCGGCGGCCAAAGATGCCATCGCCCAGATCCTGACTAACTCGCGCATGTGTGCCGAGGGGCACCGCCCCATCTGTCAGGACACCGGGGTGGTCAACGTATTCCTGAAAGTGGGCATGGGTGTGCGCTTTGATACCAAGCGCTCCTTGCAGGAGCTCTGTGATGAGGGGGTACGTCGCGGTTATCTGAATCCGGATAACCCGCTGCGGGCCTCCATCCTGAACGACCCCCTGTTCACGCGCAAGAACACGCGTGACAACACGCCCTGTATTGTGAATGTCGAACTGATCGCTGGGGATCAGGTCGACATTCAAGTCGCAGCCAAGGGTGGTGGTTCGGAAAACAAGAGCAAGTTCGTGATGCTCAACCCCAGCGATTCTCTGGTTGATTGGGTACTCAAGACCGTTCCTACGATGGGAGCTGGCTGGTGTCCTCCGGGCATGCTGGGTATTGGCGTTGGCGGCACAGCCGAAAAAGCCATGCTGATGGCCAAAGAAGCCCTGATGGAAGACATCGATATGTACGAGCTGCTGCAACGCGGTCCGCAAAGCAAGCTGGAAGAGCTGCGTATCGAGCTGTACGAGAAGGTCAATGCCCTGGGTATTGGCGCTCAGGGTCTGGGTGGTTTGACCACCGTGCTGGACGTGAAGATCAACACCTTCCCGACCCACGCGGCTTCCAAGCCTGTGGCCATGATCCCCAACTGTGCGGCGACCCGTCACGTGCATTTCTCGCTGGATGGCAATGGCCCAGCCGAGCTGGCCCCTCCACCGCTGTCGGCCTGGCCTGACATTCACTGGGCACCGGACTACAACAAGTCCCGCCAGGTGAACCTGGACGAGCTGACTCCTGAAGAAGTAGCTTCCTGGACGCCCGGTCAGACCTTGCTGCTGTCGGGCAAGATGTTGACTGGCCGTGATGCCGCTCACAAGCGTATTCAGGACATGCTGGAAAAGGGCGAGTCCCTGCCAGTGGACTTCACCAACCGTGTGATTTACTACGTAGGCCC encodes:
- a CDS encoding fumarate hydratase, which produces MTTIKEDDLIQSIADAVQFISYYHPTDYLEHLARAYEREQNPAAKDAIAQILTNSRMCAEGHRPICQDTGVVNVFLKVGMGVRFDTKRSLQELCDEGVRRGYLNPDNPLRASILNDPLFTRKNTRDNTPCIVNVELIAGDQVDIQVAAKGGGSENKSKFVMLNPSDSLVDWVLKTVPTMGAGWCPPGMLGIGVGGTAEKAMLMAKEALMEDIDMYELLQRGPQSKLEELRIELYEKVNALGIGAQGLGGLTTVLDVKINTFPTHAASKPVAMIPNCAATRHVHFSLDGNGPAELAPPPLSAWPDIHWAPDYNKSRQVNLDELTPEEVASWTPGQTLLLSGKMLTGRDAAHKRIQDMLEKGESLPVDFTNRVIYYVGPVDPVRDEAVGPAGPTTATRMDKFTEMMLAKTGLISMIGKAERGPTAIEAIRAHKSAYLMAVGGSAYLVSKAIRNAKVVAFEDLGMEAIYEFEVQDMPVTVAVDSQGVSVHNTGPAEWRKRIAEISLVAV
- a CDS encoding lysophospholipid acyltransferase family protein: MGIIRASLYQLFLLITVIPYAFACLLIAPLPLDVRYRFTTGWPRLAVWGARTILGIRWQTKGWDNLPDGKAIILSKHQSAWETLFFPSYMPRQVCFVYKRELHKVPFFGWGLALLRMIPIDRAKGRDAFEQVIKIGQQRIDEGRWPLLFPEGTRTAPGSTGRYKMGGALLACRTGTPIIPVAHNAGECWRRNAFIKTPGLVTISFGPPIDPTGLTPEEVNQRVQTWIETEMRVLNPERYDGPPTTGSVS
- the glyQ gene encoding glycine--tRNA ligase subunit alpha, with the translated sequence MLTFQQIILTLQQYWDKHGCALLQPYDMEVGAGTSHTATFLRAIGPEPWRAAYVQPSRRPKDGRYGDNPNRLQHYYQFQVVLKPAPENILDLYIGSLEALGINPKAHDIRFVEDDWENPTLGAWGLGWEVWLNGMEVTQFTYFQQVGGLDCTPTTGEITYGLERLAMYLQGVESVYDLVWTEGHNGQRIYYRDVFHQNEVEQSTYNFEHASTDVLFAHFNDYEAEAKRIIDVPLALPAYEQTLKAAHTFNMLDARGAISVTERAAYIGRIRNLSRAVAQAYYDSRERLGFPMLSNKSSEAK
- the gloA gene encoding lactoylglutathione lyase, which encodes MRILHTMLRVGNLDRSLAFYTEVLGMKLLRQSDYPDGRFTLAFVGYQDESEAAALELTHNWDTPSYDLGDAYGHIALEVPDAYKACEDIKARGGKVVREAGPMKHGTTVIAFVEDPDGYKIELIQSKGRVD
- a CDS encoding crotonase/enoyl-CoA hydratase family protein is translated as MSELVTLERIGKVVLITLNRPEARNAINLETAQALAQALDEFDADPSIAVGVLTGANNTFCAGMDLKAFAKTGQRPYVGDRGFAGICERPPAKPLIAAVEGYCLAGGFEIALSCDLIVAANSANFGLPEVKRGIVPGSGGMVRLPSRVPYHMAMEMVLTGGMYPAARMAELGLVSRLAEPGKATEQALALAEQIAANGPLAVQTAKSIISQSRDWRQSDLFDLQRPRIAGIFTSADAKEGATAFAEKREPVWQGK
- a CDS encoding M48 family metallopeptidase, which produces MTVPPQLALFPDTAFPHPAQRQEKPPAGSALPPKSALTVRPESLPEGVQWQQVQLDGHTIGYQLKRSRRRTLGLTINDSGLTVALPSWVKISQAEQVLHSKSAWILRKLREYQQRREQLALQSLQWVDGDTLPFMGMPIRLSLNPQIQQVHFDGQPGQVLRGQGLSLPLPVGAEPQRVQELTQAWLQKQARQWFEQRLQHYLNLSGLSASKLRLAAPAKRWGSCNSDGTIMLNWRLIHFHPSIIDYVVAHEVAHLQEMNHGPRFWALVETLYPDFVNARNQLRQYDPGTLPLL
- a CDS encoding nucleoside recognition domain-containing protein yields the protein MLNTLWLFFFLIAAVSGFYQWLVGGNSEIFAQMVRSLFDMAALSVQLMLLLFGTLTLWLGFLKIAEKAGLIDTLARWLGPLFSRLMPGVPAGHPALGLITLNFAANGLGLDNAATPIGLRAMKSLQTLNPHPDTATNAQILFLVLNASSLTLIPISIFMYRAQQGAPDPTMVFLPILLATTASSLAGLLSVALVQRLRLFDPVLMLWFGVFALILGSFMALLATLSAAAIQSLSSLLGNLTLLSIIWLFLLMGWRRKIPLYEAFVEGAKEGFGVARDLLPYLVAMLCAVGVLRSSGALDIVLDVIRWLVNLTGLDTRFIDALPTALVKPFSAGAARALLIETMQHHGVDSFPALLGATVQGSTETTFYVLAVYFGAVGIQRARHAVSCALIADLAGVLASIAVCYWFFG
- the rsmA gene encoding 16S rRNA (adenine(1518)-N(6)/adenine(1519)-N(6))-dimethyltransferase RsmA; this encodes MAQHQARKRFGQNFLEDQAIIDQIIRAIGPRPIDNMVEIGPGLSALTRPLTQALERLRVVEIDRDLAARLRNHYSPSKLEIIEADALSVDFGALGPDLRIVGNLPYNISSPLLFHLLDYADAVVDQHFMLQREVIDRMVAKPGSSDYSRLSVMLQARYRMTKLFEVPPEAFNPPPRVVSAVVRMVPLAADRPQARDARVFSQVVARAFSQKRKMLRGGLGDWAAHIDWEALDIAPTSRPADLSLEKYIALADHLMDKGVIQAA
- the gmhB gene encoding D-glycero-beta-D-manno-heptose 1,7-bisphosphate 7-phosphatase, with translation MKLAIIDRDGVINHDSDAFIKSPQEWEAIPGSLEALARLTENGWKVVIATNQSGLARGLFSMTTLNAIHAKMRRELALLGGFIDAIFICPHGPDDGCTCRKPAPGMFRDIAHRYEVNLQTVPSVGDSLRDLQAASQAGCAPWLVQTGKGMRTLEKGGLPEGTRVEADLAAVVDKWLHGN
- the glyS gene encoding glycine--tRNA ligase subunit beta → MNASTTQPLLIELFTEELPPKALQQLGQAFSEGLQKVLSEQALLAPNCEVRAYATPRRLAAWFSAAYQQAEDQPYTEKLMPAHIGLDANGEIAPALAKRLAAKGLEHLKASDLLRESDGKQDYLYASGIATGAALKDGLQEALEWSITHLPIPKVMRYQLADGVSSVRFVRPAHGLVALWGSDIVPVSALGLQAGRQTHGHRFMCDAPFDIRDADSWAAQVQEQGWVVPSFEVRREQIRTDLEAEAKRLNSTLGDDPEVEALLNEVTALVEYPTVYVGQFDEQFLQVPSECLILTMRLNQKYFPLFDPATQKLTNRFLIVSNMKVDDPSNIIEGNERVVRPRLADAQFFFETDRKQTLAERVSTLAGSVYHNKLGSQLDRIERLQSVAGYIAKQLGANEEHARRAALLAKADLNSNMVGEFPELQGVMGAYYAQGDGEPEDIVLAIREQYRHRLDQPVTEASLTQAILFLAERAEVLVGIWGIGLAPTGERDPYALRRAALGLISAYEQLQAGAQLKANSLNLDTLLNTTASFFKDGVLAADTVEAVQTFIYERYRNQLSNDYERSVVDAVLALRPPLEQVHARIQACASFAQRPEAESLAAANKRVSNLLKKAEGELATLDDKLLVEPAERELAAKIQELQPVAQAQFEAGEFDASLATLAQARGAVDNFFQDVMVMAEDPAIRANRLALLAKLHALMNQVADLSRLAN